In one Corallococcus sp. EGB genomic region, the following are encoded:
- a CDS encoding AAA family ATPase, producing MPVLRVEYDTDVQAGHAAPVLRVRQPWPPEEDAELEPKPPDVKGRASAKGRTLTFRELDSAALASMPASHRVNRVVPARPAARGDESTDTADASAPSRERKAEVDAVETKPVADGSAAGDADAPRPADAGTVAARPIATEETPGAPTHGGAGPATAKSIASRAPGNEALGTQDAAPFDANVAPRAPKPPAPELVRVDDAADTRPREEAPTRDVSASGDATPAERQAMQAAVSSGRRREQWVAPAYLPEDLRDALLAERSQYRAQRLQEAREVGLAGPGVLGLVPVPAADPDWSGGSLLGFLGEELVFAGNIVHLDFESGRVFASSDSGEDLDRRVLSCERWCYRPYDFAEALCAAATAYEDRLSALDNALARAKGELLPAPPSPRDAELIPVDRLWRQPWGSIWGPPGTGKTTAVADLIARALRAYPHERILAVAPTNRAADELVMRVSALLEREPIPLRPLARSIFRGGTGASEALHKLPTVALEETKASKLLNTIQERERELSLERARGGAAPELARMQAELRTLRGRVKDPTLKEAEKGESPLMVLTVHRALRLVSELEGEETFQRLVVDEAGMVTRAATALLAPLAKQVTLAGDPKQIGPVSRAAEGAGKGTQTWLRASALSHLEDAVKDAQRPDVLLLRTQHRMHPDIARVVSHFCYGGALEDGDLVKDRAQKPPPVPAFPSRAMWLVLDGLSRDTRRLTHGRGETGSGYQRELSAELAVTLARQAVRLGLTVLCVTPYRAQAALLRKLGNAAGLRHDMFSASTIHRQQGTQYDVVMVDTVAGGRPFPPHTLVPILNVAASRAKEYLLVLASRAEARASPVPARFLSLLPRVRVHAGTPPKLELLAATPRPPPPPPPPLVPMGLGGEIAGGKDTGPLFTQEQVSLFERRFDDGHHLVRGVAGSGKTYVLAHWAARYLLENPRARVLVSFYNRSLAPLVDKLLVEALTVRAGPERVRPLKAQVTVKHVGALRRLEPHTFDAVFVDEAQDMDARGLASLHALVRPIVGEDGRESRCFQLFMDDSQNVYGQVPIDSLKEQLPEGLSFRGRTRVLKETFRATRDILDVAFNVVLDPLRHHRVTDPGMREYMKAGELARERLLWLPEETLEGLYRVQSTERGGVLPQVKDFASGTSEARWVAREIARLVSEEGVHPGDILVVAPVMPASFTDALRKAGVPAEAYGGKGGRDVTDFRVSGVDHVRATTVFSCKGHECPVVFFAGLEALDSIEAWMAGARQRNARENERIRRAMFYVGSTRAMKRQYLTGVRGGRFLRVAASYVETLSGHRPAP from the coding sequence ATGCCCGTGCTCCGCGTGGAGTACGACACGGACGTCCAGGCGGGACACGCCGCCCCCGTGCTGCGCGTCCGGCAGCCCTGGCCGCCAGAGGAGGACGCCGAGCTTGAGCCGAAGCCGCCGGACGTGAAGGGCAGGGCGTCCGCGAAGGGGAGGACGCTGACCTTCCGCGAGCTGGATTCGGCGGCGCTGGCCTCCATGCCGGCCTCGCACCGCGTGAACCGCGTGGTGCCCGCGCGTCCCGCCGCGCGAGGTGACGAGTCCACCGACACGGCTGATGCATCCGCGCCGTCGCGCGAGCGCAAGGCGGAGGTTGACGCCGTCGAAACGAAGCCGGTCGCGGATGGCTCGGCGGCAGGGGATGCCGATGCTCCGCGCCCGGCCGATGCGGGCACTGTCGCTGCGCGGCCCATTGCCACGGAGGAGACGCCCGGTGCGCCCACCCACGGCGGCGCGGGCCCCGCCACGGCGAAGTCCATCGCCAGCCGTGCGCCGGGCAACGAGGCACTGGGAACGCAGGACGCAGCCCCCTTCGACGCGAATGTTGCTCCGCGAGCGCCGAAGCCGCCCGCGCCGGAGCTCGTCCGCGTGGACGACGCGGCCGACACCCGCCCGCGCGAAGAAGCGCCCACTCGCGACGTGTCCGCCTCCGGCGACGCCACCCCCGCGGAACGCCAGGCAATGCAGGCCGCCGTGTCCTCCGGGCGTCGCCGGGAGCAGTGGGTCGCTCCGGCCTACCTTCCCGAAGACCTCCGCGACGCGCTGCTGGCCGAGCGCAGCCAGTACCGCGCACAGCGCCTCCAGGAGGCCCGCGAGGTGGGGCTGGCCGGGCCCGGCGTACTGGGGCTCGTGCCCGTTCCCGCCGCGGATCCGGACTGGTCCGGCGGCTCGCTGCTGGGCTTCCTCGGCGAGGAGCTGGTGTTCGCCGGGAACATCGTCCACCTGGACTTCGAATCCGGCCGCGTCTTCGCCTCCTCGGACTCCGGCGAGGACCTGGACCGCCGCGTCCTCTCCTGCGAGCGCTGGTGCTACCGGCCCTACGACTTCGCGGAGGCCCTGTGCGCGGCCGCGACCGCCTACGAGGATCGCCTCTCCGCGCTCGACAACGCCCTGGCGCGCGCGAAGGGAGAGCTCCTCCCGGCCCCGCCGTCCCCCCGGGACGCGGAGCTCATCCCCGTGGACCGGCTGTGGCGCCAGCCGTGGGGCAGCATCTGGGGCCCCCCCGGCACGGGAAAGACCACCGCCGTCGCGGACCTCATCGCCCGCGCCCTTCGCGCCTACCCCCACGAGCGCATCCTCGCGGTGGCCCCCACCAACCGCGCCGCGGACGAGCTGGTGATGCGCGTCAGCGCCCTGCTGGAGCGCGAGCCCATCCCGCTGCGCCCCCTGGCCCGCAGCATCTTCCGGGGCGGCACCGGCGCCAGCGAGGCCCTCCACAAGCTGCCCACCGTGGCGCTGGAGGAGACCAAGGCGAGCAAGCTGCTCAACACCATCCAGGAGCGTGAGCGCGAACTCTCCCTGGAGCGCGCCCGCGGCGGCGCGGCGCCGGAGCTCGCCCGCATGCAGGCGGAGCTGCGCACGCTGCGCGGCCGCGTGAAGGACCCCACGCTGAAGGAGGCGGAGAAGGGCGAAAGCCCCCTCATGGTGCTCACCGTGCACCGCGCCCTGCGGCTCGTGTCGGAGTTGGAGGGCGAGGAGACCTTCCAGCGGCTCGTCGTGGACGAAGCCGGCATGGTGACGCGCGCGGCGACGGCGCTGCTGGCCCCGCTGGCGAAGCAGGTGACGCTCGCGGGAGACCCCAAGCAGATCGGCCCCGTGAGCCGCGCGGCGGAAGGGGCGGGGAAGGGCACCCAGACGTGGCTGCGCGCCAGCGCCCTGTCCCACCTGGAAGACGCGGTGAAGGACGCGCAGCGCCCGGACGTGCTGCTGCTGCGCACCCAGCACCGCATGCACCCGGACATCGCCAGGGTGGTGAGCCACTTCTGCTACGGCGGCGCGCTGGAGGACGGCGACCTCGTGAAGGACCGGGCCCAGAAGCCTCCGCCCGTGCCCGCCTTCCCGTCCCGCGCCATGTGGCTGGTGCTGGATGGCTTGAGCCGCGACACCCGCCGCCTCACCCACGGCCGAGGCGAGACGGGCTCCGGCTACCAGCGCGAGCTGTCCGCGGAGCTCGCCGTGACGCTGGCCCGCCAGGCCGTGCGCCTGGGCCTCACCGTGCTGTGCGTGACGCCCTACCGCGCGCAGGCGGCGCTCCTGCGCAAGCTGGGCAACGCGGCGGGCTTGCGCCACGACATGTTCAGCGCCTCCACCATCCACCGCCAGCAGGGCACCCAGTACGACGTGGTGATGGTGGACACGGTGGCCGGAGGCCGGCCCTTCCCGCCGCACACGCTGGTGCCCATCCTCAACGTCGCCGCCAGCCGCGCGAAGGAATACCTGCTGGTGCTCGCCTCGCGCGCGGAGGCCCGCGCGTCACCCGTGCCCGCGCGCTTCCTGTCGCTGCTGCCGCGCGTGCGCGTCCACGCGGGCACGCCGCCGAAGCTGGAGCTGCTCGCCGCCACGCCGCGTCCCCCGCCTCCGCCCCCGCCGCCGCTCGTGCCCATGGGGCTGGGCGGTGAAATCGCGGGCGGCAAGGACACGGGGCCGCTCTTCACCCAGGAGCAGGTCTCCCTCTTCGAGCGCCGCTTCGACGACGGGCACCACCTGGTGCGCGGCGTGGCCGGCAGCGGCAAGACGTACGTGCTGGCGCACTGGGCCGCGCGCTACCTCCTGGAGAACCCGCGCGCCCGGGTGCTGGTGTCCTTCTACAACCGCTCGCTCGCGCCGCTCGTGGACAAGCTGCTCGTGGAGGCGCTCACCGTTCGCGCCGGACCGGAGCGGGTGCGTCCGCTCAAGGCCCAGGTGACGGTGAAGCACGTGGGCGCGCTCAGGCGCCTGGAGCCCCACACCTTCGACGCCGTCTTCGTGGACGAGGCGCAGGACATGGACGCCAGGGGCCTGGCCTCCCTGCACGCCCTGGTGCGCCCCATCGTGGGCGAGGACGGCCGCGAGTCCCGCTGCTTCCAGCTGTTCATGGACGACTCGCAGAACGTCTACGGCCAGGTGCCCATCGACAGCTTGAAGGAGCAGCTCCCCGAAGGGCTGTCCTTCCGCGGCCGCACCCGCGTGCTCAAGGAGACGTTCCGCGCCACGCGCGACATCCTCGACGTGGCCTTCAACGTCGTGCTGGACCCGCTGCGGCACCACCGCGTCACCGACCCCGGCATGCGCGAGTACATGAAGGCCGGGGAGCTGGCCCGCGAGCGGCTCCTGTGGCTGCCGGAGGAGACGCTGGAGGGGCTCTACCGCGTGCAGTCCACCGAGCGCGGCGGCGTGCTGCCGCAGGTGAAGGACTTCGCCTCCGGCACCAGCGAGGCGCGCTGGGTGGCCAGGGAGATTGCCAGGCTCGTGAGCGAGGAGGGCGTCCACCCCGGCGACATCCTGGTGGTGGCGCCGGTGATGCCCGCGTCGTTCACGGACGCCCTGCGCAAGGCGGGCGTGCCCGCGGAGGCCTACGGCGGCAAGGGCGGACGGGACGTGACGGACTTCCGCGTGAGCGGCGTGGACCACGTGCGCGCCACCACGGTGTTCTCCTGCAAGGGCCACGAGTGCCCCGTCGTCTTCTTCGCGGGATTGGAGGCCCTGGACTCCATCGAGGCGTGGATGGCGGGGGCCCGCCAGCGCAACGCGCGTGAGAACGAACGCATCCGCCGCGCCATGTTCTACGTGGGGTCCACCCGCGCGATGAAGCGCCAGTACCTCACCGGCGTGCGTGGGGGCCGTTTCCTGCGGGTGGCCGCGTCGTACGTGGAGACGCTGTCCGGCCACCGCCCGGCGCCCTGA
- a CDS encoding Spx/MgsR family RNA polymerase-binding regulatory protein has product MSDDILVLTYSGCDTCKKALKWLEARGVSYRTRPIVDQPPSVAELRQWIPRSGVSVRKWLNTSGQSYRGLGKEKVDAASDAELAEWLAKDGKLVKRPVLVSKEAVTVGFKPEAYAALFPARP; this is encoded by the coding sequence ATGTCCGATGACATCCTCGTGCTGACGTACTCCGGATGTGACACCTGCAAGAAGGCGCTGAAGTGGCTGGAGGCGCGAGGCGTCTCCTATAGGACGCGCCCCATCGTGGACCAGCCCCCTTCCGTGGCGGAGCTGCGCCAGTGGATTCCCCGAAGCGGCGTGTCCGTGCGCAAGTGGCTCAACACCAGCGGCCAGAGCTACCGCGGGCTCGGCAAGGAGAAGGTCGACGCGGCCTCCGACGCGGAGCTCGCGGAGTGGCTGGCGAAGGACGGGAAGCTGGTGAAGCGGCCCGTGCTCGTCTCCAAGGAGGCCGTCACCGTGGGCTTCAAGCCAGAGGCCTACGCGGCGCTGTTCCCGGCGCGCCCGTAA
- a CDS encoding DUF459 domain-containing protein produces MSTRPLRALLFLSFLSTAAQAAPETAPALAASPVQPAAPARATPPAPRRTVLLLGDSLIATGFGEYLQNQLAAHPLIRCERRAKSSTGLARPDFFDWLEVGQQEVKEHQPDVVVVIIGGNDGQALHTRQGHATVQWGKPDWQGEYRQRITDFVTAISAPGRKIVWLELPATGRQRFEQKLTLIRDLQREVISGREDAVHLETRPFFTDARGRALKQARVEGFRKPMRLRMTDGVHFTVAGGRYFANKVYPEVLGVLGLEAPEPEEQHTARPAAAPVKPAMQALVP; encoded by the coding sequence ATGTCGACCCGTCCTCTTCGCGCGCTCCTCTTCCTGTCGTTCCTGTCCACCGCGGCCCAGGCCGCTCCGGAAACCGCCCCCGCACTGGCCGCTTCGCCCGTGCAGCCCGCCGCGCCGGCCCGGGCCACGCCGCCCGCGCCGCGCCGCACCGTGCTGCTCTTGGGGGACAGCCTCATCGCCACGGGCTTCGGGGAGTACCTCCAGAACCAGCTCGCCGCGCACCCGCTCATCCGCTGCGAGCGCCGCGCGAAGTCGTCCACGGGCCTGGCGCGCCCGGACTTCTTCGACTGGCTGGAGGTCGGTCAGCAGGAGGTGAAGGAGCACCAGCCGGACGTGGTGGTGGTCATCATCGGCGGCAATGACGGGCAGGCCCTGCACACGCGGCAGGGGCACGCCACCGTGCAGTGGGGCAAGCCGGACTGGCAGGGCGAGTACCGCCAGCGGATCACGGACTTCGTCACCGCCATCTCCGCGCCGGGCCGCAAGATTGTCTGGCTGGAGCTGCCCGCCACGGGCCGCCAGCGCTTCGAGCAGAAGCTCACGCTGATCCGCGACCTGCAGCGCGAGGTCATCTCCGGGCGCGAGGACGCCGTGCACCTGGAGACGCGGCCCTTCTTCACCGACGCGCGCGGCAGGGCGCTGAAGCAGGCCCGCGTGGAGGGCTTCCGCAAGCCCATGCGCCTGCGCATGACGGACGGCGTGCACTTCACCGTGGCCGGCGGGCGCTACTTCGCGAACAAGGTGTATCCGGAGGTGCTGGGCGTGCTGGGCCTGGAGGCCCCGGAGCCCGAGGAGCAGCACACCGCGCGTCCCGCCGCCGCGCCGGTGAAGCCGGCGATGCAGGCCCTGGTCCCCTAA
- a CDS encoding alpha/beta fold hydrolase yields MRHTVELTEMGGSDEGPRVLLLPGLGARGSGFRELALRLTEVARPVLVEYPEGRHAACGARALAEQVLRVTGKVDAVVASSFGGMVAAHLAAGGATRGVAFLGSFTRTAQVGPRGRIIAMMGPIAVVGRPGRIAASLAAWRPVASHQVADVVPTTTLERLTTLRRAFSIHAEPPPPDLRPLNVSCLCIQGDRDVLVPPSSLERLAASLPEGTPRHLLRGAGHVPYFSHPEECARLLTPWLQALAPAGLAGLAGLAAALESEAGSAA; encoded by the coding sequence ATGCGCCACACGGTGGAGCTGACGGAGATGGGCGGAAGTGACGAAGGGCCCCGTGTCCTGTTGTTGCCGGGACTGGGCGCTCGTGGATCGGGCTTCCGCGAACTCGCGCTGCGGCTGACGGAGGTCGCGCGTCCCGTGCTCGTCGAGTACCCGGAAGGCAGGCACGCGGCCTGCGGCGCGAGGGCGCTGGCGGAGCAGGTGCTGCGCGTCACCGGCAAGGTGGACGCGGTGGTGGCCAGCTCCTTTGGCGGCATGGTGGCGGCGCACCTGGCCGCGGGCGGTGCGACGCGCGGCGTCGCGTTCCTGGGCTCCTTCACGCGCACCGCGCAGGTGGGGCCGCGTGGGCGGATCATCGCGATGATGGGCCCCATCGCGGTGGTGGGCCGTCCTGGACGCATCGCGGCGTCGCTGGCGGCGTGGCGGCCGGTGGCCTCGCACCAGGTGGCGGACGTGGTGCCCACGACGACCCTGGAGCGGCTGACGACGCTGCGGCGCGCGTTCTCCATCCACGCGGAGCCGCCGCCGCCGGACCTGCGTCCGCTGAACGTGTCGTGCCTGTGCATCCAGGGGGACCGCGACGTGCTGGTGCCGCCGTCCTCGCTGGAGCGGCTGGCCGCGTCGCTGCCGGAGGGCACGCCCCGGCATCTGCTGCGCGGCGCGGGACACGTGCCCTATTTCTCGCACCCGGAGGAGTGCGCGCGGCTGCTCACGCCGTGGCTCCAGGCGCTCGCGCCCGCGGGGCTCGCGGGGCTCGCGGGGCTCGCGGCGGCCCTGGAGTCGGAGGCGGGGTCCGCGGCCTGA
- a CDS encoding DUF1592 domain-containing protein, with protein sequence MPLRRFYLSSALVLSASACTGNIGGQDAAPESAAAPARVRRLTRDEYNKSASAVLGTEVDIAQGFAAEDTILGFSTHERLQVTSLLADQIDTAAVALAEQGKSQLSDLYACPKGKTQDDCARAFIQRVGERAFRRPVTAEEETDLLALFNEGKKNGTMESGAELVLQALFSSASFLYRTELGPENARKGQVVELTPYEVASELSYMVTGGPPDAALLASARAGTLSSPDEREAQARRLLKTDAAQAKLRQFFIEWLGLGGLAKVNKNNLVYPDYSVDFRDSMVRERDAFIDFIVKEHSGSVEELVGAKYSFVDETLANFYGGLERTNVNDDTGMGRVALPPERQGILTQAGVMSTYAHFDSSSPIKRGKFVLTRMLCRTVPAPPANVSTIPPALSDDATTRERFAAHTNNPNCSGCHKIIDPMGFGMEDFDGLGQYRTEENGKKVDASGAVMAADGTTNLGSFTGGAQLANFLTRSEELAHCVPLQLVRYALGRDEHASDAELLNAMRTGAYRTDHLKITEALVSLVRSTSFTQRRLPTR encoded by the coding sequence ATGCCATTGCGTCGTTTCTACCTGTCCTCCGCTCTCGTGCTGTCCGCCTCCGCCTGCACCGGCAACATCGGTGGGCAGGACGCGGCGCCTGAAAGCGCGGCGGCACCCGCGCGGGTTCGCCGGCTGACTCGCGACGAGTACAACAAGTCCGCCTCCGCGGTGCTGGGCACGGAGGTCGACATCGCCCAGGGCTTCGCCGCCGAGGACACCATCCTCGGCTTCTCCACGCACGAGCGGCTCCAGGTGACGTCGCTGCTGGCGGATCAAATCGACACCGCCGCGGTGGCGCTCGCGGAGCAGGGCAAGTCACAGCTCAGTGACCTCTACGCATGCCCCAAGGGCAAGACGCAGGACGATTGCGCGCGCGCCTTCATCCAGCGCGTGGGTGAGCGCGCCTTCCGCCGGCCGGTGACGGCCGAGGAGGAGACGGACCTGCTGGCCCTCTTCAACGAGGGCAAGAAGAACGGGACCATGGAGTCCGGCGCGGAGCTGGTGCTCCAGGCGCTCTTCTCCTCCGCGTCGTTCCTGTACCGCACGGAGCTGGGGCCGGAGAACGCGCGCAAGGGCCAGGTCGTGGAGCTGACGCCCTACGAGGTCGCCTCCGAGCTTTCCTACATGGTGACCGGTGGACCGCCGGACGCCGCGCTGCTCGCCTCCGCCAGGGCCGGCACGCTGTCCTCGCCGGACGAGCGTGAGGCCCAGGCGCGCCGCCTGCTCAAGACGGACGCGGCGCAGGCGAAGCTGCGCCAGTTCTTCATCGAGTGGCTGGGGCTGGGCGGCCTGGCCAAGGTGAACAAGAACAACCTCGTGTACCCGGACTACAGCGTGGACTTCCGCGACTCCATGGTCCGCGAGCGCGATGCCTTCATCGACTTCATCGTGAAGGAGCACTCGGGCTCCGTGGAGGAGCTGGTGGGCGCGAAGTACTCGTTCGTGGATGAGACGCTGGCGAACTTCTACGGCGGCCTCGAGCGCACCAACGTGAACGACGACACGGGGATGGGCCGCGTGGCGCTTCCGCCGGAGCGCCAGGGCATCCTCACGCAGGCGGGCGTGATGTCCACGTACGCCCACTTCGACTCGTCCTCGCCCATCAAGCGCGGCAAGTTCGTGCTCACGCGCATGTTGTGCCGCACGGTGCCGGCGCCGCCGGCCAACGTGTCCACCATTCCCCCGGCCCTGTCCGACGACGCCACCACCCGCGAGCGCTTCGCGGCGCACACCAACAACCCGAACTGCTCCGGCTGCCACAAGATCATCGACCCCATGGGCTTCGGCATGGAGGACTTCGACGGGCTGGGCCAGTACCGCACGGAGGAGAACGGCAAGAAGGTGGACGCCAGCGGCGCGGTGATGGCCGCGGACGGCACCACCAACCTGGGCAGCTTCACGGGCGGCGCGCAGCTGGCCAACTTCCTGACCCGGAGCGAGGAGCTGGCCCACTGCGTGCCGCTCCAGCTCGTGCGCTATGCCCTGGGGCGCGACGAGCACGCCTCGGACGCGGAGCTGCTCAACGCCATGCGCACGGGCGCCTACCGCACGGACCACCTGAAAATCACCGAAGCGCTGGTCAGTCTGGTGCGCTCGACCTCCTTCACCCAGCGGCGTCTGCCCACCCGTTGA
- a CDS encoding lysylphosphatidylglycerol synthase transmembrane domain-containing protein — MEGTRAEPIPAAEEPLELPAKRRRGWWIPGALMLIALLAFILSRHAEEKQFLDLLQKARPAWLLVAVAFQAGTYLCVAGIWWIVLHRARLKAPLWSLARLSLMKLAFDQVIPTGGVGGSLLVGRGLRREGANPGVAAGAVLLTVLCFYIAQALGVGASLFFLWRRSELSNWIQILVTGFGVLAVLIPMAILWVTGHRDWKPGRFARRIPSLGSMLKAIAEVPPGMLRNPGLIVRGVILQLGVYVLDAATLGAMLRAMGQEVPLSTVFVSFMVASMAETVSIIPGGVGTYEATSVGMLNLFGVPVEAALAGTMLLRGFTLWLPLIPGLYLLRHAFGRGLQAGGQAD, encoded by the coding sequence ATGGAGGGCACACGCGCCGAACCCATTCCCGCCGCGGAGGAGCCGCTGGAGTTGCCAGCGAAGCGCCGGCGGGGCTGGTGGATTCCAGGGGCGCTGATGCTCATCGCGCTCCTGGCTTTCATCCTCTCGCGGCACGCGGAGGAGAAGCAGTTCCTGGACCTCTTGCAGAAGGCCCGGCCCGCGTGGCTGCTGGTGGCGGTCGCGTTCCAGGCGGGCACGTACCTGTGCGTGGCGGGCATCTGGTGGATCGTCCTGCACCGGGCGAGGCTGAAGGCGCCGCTCTGGTCTCTCGCCCGGCTGTCGCTGATGAAGCTCGCGTTCGACCAGGTGATTCCCACCGGTGGCGTGGGCGGGTCGCTGCTCGTGGGACGCGGGCTGCGCCGCGAGGGCGCGAACCCCGGCGTCGCCGCGGGCGCGGTGCTGCTCACCGTGCTGTGCTTCTACATCGCGCAGGCGCTGGGCGTGGGCGCCAGCCTCTTCTTCCTCTGGCGCCGGTCCGAGCTGAGCAACTGGATCCAGATCCTCGTCACCGGCTTCGGCGTGCTGGCGGTGCTCATCCCCATGGCCATCCTCTGGGTCACCGGGCACCGCGATTGGAAGCCGGGCCGCTTCGCCCGGCGCATCCCGTCGCTGGGCTCGATGCTCAAGGCCATCGCGGAGGTGCCGCCCGGCATGCTGCGAAACCCCGGCCTGATCGTGCGCGGCGTCATCCTGCAACTGGGGGTGTACGTGCTGGACGCGGCCACGCTGGGCGCCATGCTCCGCGCCATGGGGCAGGAGGTGCCCCTGAGCACCGTGTTCGTCAGCTTCATGGTGGCCTCCATGGCGGAGACGGTGTCCATCATCCCCGGCGGCGTGGGCACCTACGAGGCCACGTCCGTGGGCATGCTCAACCTCTTCGGCGTCCCGGTGGAGGCGGCGCTCGCGGGCACCATGCTCCTGCGCGGCTTCACCCTGTGGCTGCCCCTCATTCCCGGCCTGTACCTCCTGCGCCACGCCTTCGGACGCGGACTTCAGGCCGGTGGGCAGGCAGACTGA
- a CDS encoding general secretion pathway protein GspE — translation MEIGSRRPLGEILLELGVVDKGQLRLGLVHHHEVHVPLGRALVSEGVCTEADVLRGLAIQFDVEAVDLDRHPLDRSLTNLVPSRIARQYGVVPLRLETREDKEVLHLAVPAPLSLDAVDDVRAVSGKARVEPHLASDSALSRALSALYGIRETAGAAPEPRRPAVPSPPLMLYGWPPVTAVLISRTLARNGIPSRVATPLEVLHTKESDVVLAPLQAMEGLLAGEVRIEGALIVHGASDDEGFDRARKLDARGFLANPRDEELLLRAVRRLRPHGGSEDSWPRHS, via the coding sequence ATGGAGATCGGATCCAGACGCCCATTGGGGGAGATCCTCCTGGAGCTGGGGGTGGTCGACAAAGGCCAGCTCCGCTTGGGACTGGTGCACCATCACGAGGTCCACGTCCCCCTGGGCCGCGCCCTGGTGAGCGAGGGCGTGTGCACGGAGGCGGACGTGCTGCGCGGCTTGGCCATCCAGTTCGACGTGGAGGCCGTGGACCTGGACCGGCATCCGCTCGACCGCTCCCTGACGAACCTGGTGCCCTCGCGCATCGCCCGGCAGTACGGCGTCGTGCCGCTCCGGCTGGAGACGCGCGAGGACAAGGAGGTGCTCCACCTCGCCGTGCCCGCGCCCCTGTCACTGGACGCGGTGGATGACGTGCGGGCCGTGTCCGGCAAGGCGCGCGTGGAGCCTCACCTGGCCTCCGACAGCGCCCTGTCGCGCGCGCTCAGCGCCCTCTATGGCATCAGGGAGACGGCCGGGGCCGCGCCGGAGCCGCGCCGCCCCGCCGTGCCCAGCCCGCCGCTGATGCTCTACGGCTGGCCCCCCGTCACCGCGGTGCTCATCTCCCGCACGCTGGCGCGCAACGGCATCCCTTCGCGCGTGGCCACGCCGCTGGAGGTGCTGCACACGAAGGAGAGCGACGTGGTGCTCGCCCCCCTCCAGGCCATGGAGGGGCTGCTCGCGGGCGAGGTCCGCATCGAGGGCGCGCTCATCGTCCACGGGGCGTCGGACGACGAGGGCTTCGACCGGGCGCGCAAGCTGGACGCGCGGGGCTTCCTGGCCAACCCGCGCGACGAGGAGCTGCTCCTGCGCGCCGTGCGCAGGCTCCGTCCCCACGGGGGCAGCGAGGACTCCTGGCCGCGCCACTCCTGA
- a CDS encoding SET domain-containing protein-lysine N-methyltransferase has translation MNLGPALFLHPGVKVRPCEWGMGVFTDVFIAAGELIEECHYLKVPQRQCRGEPLDDYVFEIRWHRHEEPRKGDWVALVMGYGMIYNHASDPNASYSRAEDRDVFRYHALRDIHPGEQICISYGENWWKARGEEVPP, from the coding sequence ATGAACCTGGGCCCGGCGCTCTTCCTCCACCCCGGCGTGAAGGTGCGCCCGTGCGAGTGGGGCATGGGCGTCTTCACGGACGTCTTCATCGCCGCGGGCGAGCTCATCGAGGAATGCCATTACCTCAAGGTGCCGCAGCGCCAGTGCCGGGGCGAGCCGCTCGACGACTACGTCTTCGAGATCCGCTGGCACCGCCATGAAGAGCCGCGCAAGGGGGACTGGGTCGCCCTCGTGATGGGCTATGGAATGATCTACAACCACGCAAGCGACCCCAACGCGTCCTACAGCCGCGCCGAGGACCGCGATGTGTTCCGCTATCACGCACTGCGGGACATCCACCCGGGTGAGCAGATCTGCATCAGTTACGGAGAGAACTGGTGGAAGGCGCGGGGTGAGGAAGTTCCTCCCTGA